In Sphaeramia orbicularis chromosome 7, fSphaOr1.1, whole genome shotgun sequence, one genomic interval encodes:
- the tasorb gene encoding protein TASOR isoform X2, which yields MALNPNAVGKKDTECTGTGDLRTEGGGPPKNSAATSATANQNGDQPGCGDSVMPEQEAPERRRSVQADARSFSGSPLPGQRPNEELPRRNFQIPRKIRERKGLYHFLPPDSREFEDLVKIISSFYLDSSSRGTFTYCKARLIHNELLEKEFIEKRREMKQKGRTEQELAESYCFLYPDKSKLLWICEKGLSVGHSRITTLGNPSAGVYLSKYSDLLQMNPFEAGSFGDMIIFKVMRGRIKHINENMPKNAMEPTPKFDCHLSKSANRVTSLLSYRAFELTQQYFFEFAFNEIKARPKHVCPYAVVSFQYKGKEGATIPMTAHRFNTISPEVGKGKSCYTVWSGPLVNKDQELFPVCLRSSTRPYLPFKLPEKLEVNRGMQLEQVKRKIPPVLFSWDTYSASREVMKFGMSCSLFDVVDGKGKPTSGSLAALVNKLERDRMVLVKSLFDRGFLFLLSSAQMHDSKERRGRVEKNLQALFIFQESRMVVKYSSRLYEPEPLTGEPRPAIMSSMEPFIPALHYALFKLRPNPGKDLSFGVERQATDYLTRIDTGTVRPFILPEYKHNVDDRINPLPVPRPKFNMDAVLRSYVHNFSNYILPLNKAKDIIERIRNPVPVPVPVPVPVPVPVPAPATATVEYSPVSDWGGSDRGSDRAERPPERLAQDRPPPERPVQEKPPPDRSKRRPGLAHSNGAQVQHKAHTESQPQAQRLRLSQNEYDKDKMKQLLKLIQLRKKALVKDPTKDEDGAWDSNSLKRKFEGDEGGGMNKHQRTDSLSNGEPSRGAQVDDIGDEGQSDNLTAVMENIGIYDTDLRAHGPHAAAVNETQRLLKILVATLNKAMAQGSVSNEGEPSTGSGRRESVIPDPDHRKQNELASQTNYTEEDMDCSPGSPFSPGSPIEQPHTSETLNWVAPTSEDNVQPVSEPKPEPKLEPEPVLEAVTVADSHPEPKLPAVMETKKAAAPPTVAITEELPSRPSISLDTILNQEVHSLTSDIKNIMQSHHICYTSHLPPRLPQRQRWLPNSCFSDFVVPYVSPVLTHVYVKALCEKMDKLIPAPPAPSKVASPPPPVTPSNLTTPPPALIQTPKTKVESSHSRSATCPQSGKLVKDAAPAKTKTDTALTEQEDIYSPSHVTAGSPESSSQNRHPGSSSGSGLLAGSLIGQLKPEVFSSLVEIFKDVTKNTVKFYIYSGDETEESTVCKEIKEYLISLGNSECSPQTFLENSGSLDKLLIIIQNEDIAAHVHKIPALVSLKKLPSVSFAGVDSLDDVKNHTYNELFVSGGFMVSDEFVLNPDHITQDRLQGLLKFLEEQSTPEHPWQWKVHCKSQKKLKELGRLNTNAMGLLNLLTLYQKKHLVEFLPYHECDTQSRQAPDLECLIKLQAQHTQQRHLIFLTERPFEMFLQYSRNGIVIASIDDVLSGFHSLIGSINQNELPTPPSTVNEECVEEDMSLDSDDGEPPTISDPLEKRQEGEKPPLPPPPDMEEFRPPLPEQQATPERTPTLSEYSALKTAISQFKAANQIGVGSDVGGLSPGGFPVNPHQSFLCPSASWSSYTGSSSYAASPAYPASPCSSTQETEYRPAVTAPTTVPPPTPPVIATAGPLANLATLPLEVKPPPPPHLMMLGHTYGSDTGGAGAAGTSPLTTSVPFSDHSDTAQPGYPAGIPKNASGTPTQQAERTLCGPGEGAWGTVRTSTCETANSQGVVASGPMDPSGDILGSNTPGSQGVRTHLNCADKLGASVGIPTAATRGGPAVRPKMPPPHPMCGGGYSSIGGIPGQMDHGPLRGAMGPGPLGGFRGRGAPPVGLWPRPGRGHERGGGTGGPPCLWGFPAGRGGAQNYYSDYTYSHNYAPE from the exons GCTTGTACCATTTTCTGCCCCCTGACAGCAGAGAGTTTGAAGATCTTGTGAAGATCATCTCCTCGTTTTACCTTGACTCTTCATCTCGAGGAACCTTCACCTACTGCAAAGCCAGACTCATCCACAATGAGCTGCTGGAGAAGGAG TTTATTGAGAAACGGAGGGAAATGAAGCAGAAGGGGCGAACCGAACAAGAACTGGCAGAGTCCTACTGCTTCCTTTATCCGGACAAATCCAAG CTTCTTTGGATCTGTGAGAAGGGTTTGTCGGTCGGACACTCTAGGATTACTACACTAGGAAATCCATCAGCGG gtgtttatctCTCCAAATACTCAGATTTACTACAAATGAATCCTTTTGAAGCTGGTTCATTTGGGGACATGATCATTTTCAAAGTCATGAGG GGTCGAATAAAGCACATCAACGAGAACATGCCCAAGAATGCTATGGAACCTACACCTAAGTTTGACTGTCATCTGTCCAAAAGTGCCAATAGGGTTACGTCGTTGCTGTCATACAGGGCTTTTGAGCTCACACAG CAATACTTTTTTGAGTTTGCTTTCAATGAGATCAAGGCCCGGCCTAAGCACGTGTGCCCCTATGCTGTGGTTTCCTTCCAGTACAAAGGCAAGGAGGGTGCAACAATTCCTATGACTGCACACAG GTTTAACACTATTTCCCCTGAAGTAGGAAAAG GGAAAAGCTGCTACACTGTGTGGAGTGGTCCACTAGTGAACAAAGACCAGGAGTTATTCCCGGTCTGTTTACGATCCTCCACACGCCCATACCTTCCCTTTAAACT GCCTGAGAAGCTGGAGGTGAATCGGGGCATGCAGCTAGAGCAGGTGAAGCGAAAGATTCCCCCTGTGCTCTTTTCTTGGGACACTTACAGTGCATCACGGGAAG TGATGAAATTTGGGATGTCCTGCAGTCTGTTTGATGTGGTGGATGGAAAAGGCAAACCAACCAGTGGCAGCCTGGCAGCACTGGTCAACAAACTGGAGAGGGACAGGATG GTGCTGGTAAAGTCACTGTTTGACCGGGGCTTTCTCTTCCTGCTGTCCTCAGCTCAGATGCATGATTCCAAAG AGCGGCGGGGGCGAGTTGAGAAGAACCTGCAAGCATTATTCATCTTTCAGGAGTCGAGGATGGTTGTTAAGTATT CATCCAGACTGTATGAGCCAGAGCCCCTGACTGGTGAGCCCCGGCCTGCCATCATGTCCTCCATGGAGCCCTTCATCCCTGCTCTGCACTACGCCCTGTTCAAGCTGCGCCCAAATCCAGGAAAGGACCTGAGCTTTGGAGTGGAGCGTCAAGCCACAGATTACCTGACTCGTATAGATACAGGCACGGTGCGGCCTTTTATTCTGCCTGAATACAAACACAATGTGGACGATCGAATCAACCCGCTGCCAGTGCCCAGACCCAAATTTAACATGGATGCTGTACTGCGTTCTTATGTCCACAACTTCTCAAACTATATTTTACCTCTCAACAAGGCAAAGGATATAATTGAAAGGATACGAAACCCTGTACCTGTGCCTGTACCTGTGCCTGTACCCGTACCTGTTCCTGTACCTGCACCTGCTACAGCCACAGTCGAGTACAGTCCTGTTTCTGACTGGGGTGGCTCAGACCGGGGCTCTGACAGGGCAGAGAGACCTCCAGAAAGGTTGGCACAGGACAGGCCACCTCCAGAGAGGCCAGTCCAGGAGAAACCACCTCCAGACAGAAGCAAGCGGAGGCCGGGGTTGGCGCATTCGAACGGTGCCCAGGTGCAGCACAAAGCCCACACTGAGTCACAGCCTCAGGCTCAGAGGTTGCGGCTGTCTCAGAACGAGTACGATAAAGACAAAATGAAACAGTTACTTAAGCTGATTCAACTCCGTAAGAAAGCACTTGTAAAGGATCCAACGAAGGACGAGGACGGGGCCTGGGACTCTAACAGTTTGAAGAGGAAATTTGAAGGAGATGAGGGGGGAGGCATGAACAAGCACCAACGCACAGATTCACTGAGCAACGGAGAACCCAGTCGAG GAGCCCAAGTGGATGATATCGGAGACGAGGGACAGAGCGACAATCTGACAGCAGTGATGGAGAACATAGGCATCTATGACACCGACCTGAGGGCCCATGGGCCCCACGCCGCAGCGGTCAACGAGACCCAGCGCCTTCTCAAAATCCTGGTGGCCACTCTCAACAAAGCCATGGCTCAAGGGTCAGTGTCAAATGAAGGAGAGCCATCGACAGGTTCTGGGAGGAGGGAGTCTGTCATCCCTGACCCTGATCACAGGAAACAAAACGAGTTGGCATCACAGACAAACTACACAGAG GAGGACATGGACTGTAGCCCTGGCAGTCCCTTTAGCCCCGGGTCCCCAATAGAGCAACCTCACACCTCAGAAACCCTTAACTGGGTCGCCCCCACCAGTGAAG ACAACGTGCAGCCTGTATCTGAGCCCAAGCCGGAGCCAAAGCTGGAGCCGGAGCCAGTGCTGGAGGCTGTGACCGTGGCAGACAGCCACCCAGAACCGAAGCTGCCTGCAGTCATGGAAACAAAAAAGGCTGCTGCACCACCCACAGTAGCCATCACAGAGGAGCTCCCCTCCAGGCCGTCAATTAGCCTGGACACCATACTCAACCAGGAAGTTCACAGCCTCACTTCTgatattaaaaatattatgcaGAGTCACCACATCTGCTATACCTCGCACCTCCCCCCACGGTTACCCCAACGCCAGCGCTGGCTGCCCAACAGCTGCTTCTCTGACTTTGTCGTCCCCTACGTCTCCCCCGTCCTCACCCACGTCTATGTCAAAGCACTGTGTGAGAAGATGGACAAGTTGATCCCTGCCCCACCTGCTCCCTCCAAGGTCGCTTCCCCACCTCCCCCAGTGACACCATCTAATCTTACAACACCTCCCCCCGCTCTCATCCAGACCCcaaaaactaaagtagagtcGTCTCATAGCAGGAGTGCCACCTGTCCTCAGAGTGGTAAACTGGTCAAAGATGCCGCACCTGCTAAGACTAAAACAGACACTGCTTTAACAGAGCAGGAAGATATCTATTCTCCCTCTCACGTCACTGCAGGATCTCCAGAGAGTAGCTCCCAAAACCGACATCCTGGCTCTAGCAGTGGTTCTGGTCTGCTGGCTGGCAGCCTCATCGGTCAGTTAAAACCTGAAGTTTTCAGCAGCTTGGTGGAAATATTTAAGGATGTAACAAAGAATACGGTAAAATTCTACATCTACTCTGGAGACGAGACAGAGGAGAGCACCGTCTGCAAGGAGATCAAG GAGTACTTGATAAGCCTGGGCAACAGCGAATGCAGCCCACAGACTTTCCTCGAAAACAGCGGCAGTTTAGATAAGCTTCTCATCATCATTCAGAATGAGGACATCGCCGCTCACGTGCACAAG ATCCCAGCACTGGTGTCTTTGAAGAAGCTGCCTTCAGTTAGTTTTGCTGGAGTGGACAGTCTGGACGATGTCAAGAACCACACTTATAATGAACTGTTTGTGTCTGGCGGATTCATGGTGTCTGATGAATTTGTCCTCAATCCTGACCACATAACACAGG ATCGTTTGCAGGGGCTGCTGAAGTTCTTGGAGGAGCAGAGCACCCCAGAACACCCCTGGCAGTGGAAGGTGCATTGCAAGTCCCAGAAGAAACTTAAAGAGCTGGGCAG GTTGAACACCAACGCCATGGGGCTGCTGAACCTCCTGACACTCTATCAGAAGAAGCACCTGGTGGAATTCCTTCCTTATCACGAATGCGACACTCAGTCGCGTCAGGCTCCAGATCTAGAATGCCTCATCAAGCTCCAAGCTCAGCACACCCAGCAGCGGCATCTTATATTCCTCACAG AGAGGCCATTTGAGATGTTTCTACAGTACTCCAGGAATGGAATAGTGATAGCAAGCATCGATGATGTTCTGAGCGGTTTCCACAGTCTGATCGGCTCGATCAATCAGAATGAGCTACCGACGCCACCTTCTACTG TGAATGAAGAGTGTGTGGAAGAGGACATGTCATTAGATTCTGATGATGGTGAACCACCCACCATATCAGATCCCTTAGAGAAGAGGCAGGAAGGTGAGAAGCCTCCACTGCCTCCCCCACCAGACATGGAGGAGTTTCGTCCTCCGCTTCCAGAGCAACAGGCCACTCCTGAGCGAACGCCAACACTGTCTGAATACAGCGCTCTCAAAACAGCCATTTCCCAGTTTAAAGCAGCCAACCAGATCGGTGTGGGTTCGGATGTTGGCGGCTTGTCACCTGGAGGTTTCCCTGTAAATCCTCATCAGAGCTTCCTCTGTCCCTCAGCTTCGTGGTCATCCTACACTGGCTCTTCTAGCTACGCAGCATCCCCAGCCTATCCTGCTTCACCCTGCAGCAGCACTCAAGAAACTGAATATCGCCCTGCAGTTACAGCTCCTACcacagtaccaccccccaccccacctgtGATCGCCACAGCAGGACCTCTAGCCAACTTGGCAACACTCCCTTTGGAGGTcaaacctcctcctccacctcaccTCATGATGCTGGGTCACACATATGGCTCAGACACTGGAGGAGCTGGGGCTGCTGGGACATCTCCGCTCACCACCTCTGTTCCCTTCTCAGACCATAGTGACACAGCCCAACCAGGTTACCCTGCAGGCATTCCTAAAAATGCAAGTGGGACTCCCACACAACAAGCAGAGAGGACACTCTGTGGGCCTGGGGAGGGTGCATGGGGGACAGTAAGGACCAGCACTTGTGAGACTGCCAACAGCCAGGGTGTGGTTGCATCTGGCCCCATGGACCCCAGTGGGGACATCCTGGGAAGTAACACCCCTGGTAGTCAGGGGGTCAGGACTCATTTGAACTGCGCTGACAAACTTGGAGCTTCTGTGGGTATTCCCACGGCGGCCACCAGAGGGGGCCCTGCAGTTAGACCTAAGATGCCTCCACCACATCCAATGTGCGGCGGGGGCTACAGTAGTATAGGTGGCATCCCTGGACAGATGGACCATGGGCCTTTGCGGGGTGCAATGGGCCCAGGTCCTTTAGGGGGTTTTCGAGGGAGAGGAGCTCCACCTGTTGGACTTTGGCCCCGTCCAGGACGAGGGCATGAGCGAGGCGGTGGGACTGGAGGTCCACCCTGCCTATGGGGTTTCCCAGCTGGCAGGGGGGGTGCACAGAATTACTACTCGGACTACACTTACTCTCACAATTATGCTCCTGAATAG
- the tasorb gene encoding protein TASOR isoform X1, whose amino-acid sequence MALNPNAVGKKDTECTGTGDLRTEGGGPPKNSAATSATANQNGDQPGCGDSVMPEQEAPERRRSVQADARSFSGSPLPGQRPNEELPRRNFQIPRKIRERKGLYHFLPPDSREFEDLVKIISSFYLDSSSRGTFTYCKARLIHNELLEKEFIEKRREMKQKGRTEQELAESYCFLYPDKSKLLWICEKGLSVGHSRITTLGNPSAGVYLSKYSDLLQMNPFEAGSFGDMIIFKVMRGRIKHINENMPKNAMEPTPKFDCHLSKSANRVTSLLSYRAFELTQQYFFEFAFNEIKARPKHVCPYAVVSFQYKGKEGATIPMTAHRFNTISPEVGKGKSCYTVWSGPLVNKDQELFPVCLRSSTRPYLPFKLPEKLEVNRGMQLEQVKRKIPPVLFSWDTYSASREVMKFGMSCSLFDVVDGKGKPTSGSLAALVNKLERDRMVLVKSLFDRGFLFLLSSAQMHDSKERRGRVEKNLQALFIFQESRMVVKYSSRLYEPEPLTGEPRPAIMSSMEPFIPALHYALFKLRPNPGKDLSFGVERQATDYLTRIDTGTVRPFILPEYKHNVDDRINPLPVPRPKFNMDAVLRSYVHNFSNYILPLNKAKDIIERIRNPVPVPVPVPVPVPVPVPAPATATVEYSPVSDWGGSDRGSDRAERPPERLAQDRPPPERPVQEKPPPDRSKRRPGLAHSNGAQVQHKAHTESQPQAQRLRLSQNEYDKDKMKQLLKLIQLRKKALVKDPTKDEDGAWDSNSLKRKFEGDEGGGMNKHQRTDSLSNGEPSRGAQVDDIGDEGQSDNLTAVMENIGIYDTDLRAHGPHAAAVNETQRLLKILVATLNKAMAQGSVSNEGEPSTGSGRRESVIPDPDHRKQNELASQTNYTEEDMDCSPGSPFSPGSPIEQPHTSETLNWVAPTSEDNVQPVSEPKPEPKLEPEPVLEAVTVADSHPEPKLPAVMETKKAAAPPTVAITEELPSRPSISLDTILNQEVHSLTSDIKNIMQSHHICYTSHLPPRLPQRQRWLPNSCFSDFVVPYVSPVLTHVYVKALCEKMDKLIPAPPAPSKVASPPPPVTPSNLTTPPPALIQTPKTKVESSHSRSATCPQSGKLVKDAAPAKTKTDTALTEQEDIYSPSHVTAGSPESSSQNRHPGSSSGSGLLAGSLIGQLKPEVFSSLVEIFKDVTKNTVKFYIYSGDETEESTVCKEIKEYLISLGNSECSPQTFLENSGSLDKLLIIIQNEDIAAHVHKIPALVSLKKLPSVSFAGVDSLDDVKNHTYNELFVSGGFMVSDEFVLNPDHITQDRLQGLLKFLEEQSTPEHPWQWKVHCKSQKKLKELGRLNTNAMGLLNLLTLYQKKHLVEFLPYHECDTQSRQAPDLECLIKLQAQHTQQRHLIFLTERPFEMFLQYSRNGIVIASIDDVLSGFHSLIGSINQNELPTPPSTVVNEECVEEDMSLDSDDGEPPTISDPLEKRQEGEKPPLPPPPDMEEFRPPLPEQQATPERTPTLSEYSALKTAISQFKAANQIGVGSDVGGLSPGGFPVNPHQSFLCPSASWSSYTGSSSYAASPAYPASPCSSTQETEYRPAVTAPTTVPPPTPPVIATAGPLANLATLPLEVKPPPPPHLMMLGHTYGSDTGGAGAAGTSPLTTSVPFSDHSDTAQPGYPAGIPKNASGTPTQQAERTLCGPGEGAWGTVRTSTCETANSQGVVASGPMDPSGDILGSNTPGSQGVRTHLNCADKLGASVGIPTAATRGGPAVRPKMPPPHPMCGGGYSSIGGIPGQMDHGPLRGAMGPGPLGGFRGRGAPPVGLWPRPGRGHERGGGTGGPPCLWGFPAGRGGAQNYYSDYTYSHNYAPE is encoded by the exons GCTTGTACCATTTTCTGCCCCCTGACAGCAGAGAGTTTGAAGATCTTGTGAAGATCATCTCCTCGTTTTACCTTGACTCTTCATCTCGAGGAACCTTCACCTACTGCAAAGCCAGACTCATCCACAATGAGCTGCTGGAGAAGGAG TTTATTGAGAAACGGAGGGAAATGAAGCAGAAGGGGCGAACCGAACAAGAACTGGCAGAGTCCTACTGCTTCCTTTATCCGGACAAATCCAAG CTTCTTTGGATCTGTGAGAAGGGTTTGTCGGTCGGACACTCTAGGATTACTACACTAGGAAATCCATCAGCGG gtgtttatctCTCCAAATACTCAGATTTACTACAAATGAATCCTTTTGAAGCTGGTTCATTTGGGGACATGATCATTTTCAAAGTCATGAGG GGTCGAATAAAGCACATCAACGAGAACATGCCCAAGAATGCTATGGAACCTACACCTAAGTTTGACTGTCATCTGTCCAAAAGTGCCAATAGGGTTACGTCGTTGCTGTCATACAGGGCTTTTGAGCTCACACAG CAATACTTTTTTGAGTTTGCTTTCAATGAGATCAAGGCCCGGCCTAAGCACGTGTGCCCCTATGCTGTGGTTTCCTTCCAGTACAAAGGCAAGGAGGGTGCAACAATTCCTATGACTGCACACAG GTTTAACACTATTTCCCCTGAAGTAGGAAAAG GGAAAAGCTGCTACACTGTGTGGAGTGGTCCACTAGTGAACAAAGACCAGGAGTTATTCCCGGTCTGTTTACGATCCTCCACACGCCCATACCTTCCCTTTAAACT GCCTGAGAAGCTGGAGGTGAATCGGGGCATGCAGCTAGAGCAGGTGAAGCGAAAGATTCCCCCTGTGCTCTTTTCTTGGGACACTTACAGTGCATCACGGGAAG TGATGAAATTTGGGATGTCCTGCAGTCTGTTTGATGTGGTGGATGGAAAAGGCAAACCAACCAGTGGCAGCCTGGCAGCACTGGTCAACAAACTGGAGAGGGACAGGATG GTGCTGGTAAAGTCACTGTTTGACCGGGGCTTTCTCTTCCTGCTGTCCTCAGCTCAGATGCATGATTCCAAAG AGCGGCGGGGGCGAGTTGAGAAGAACCTGCAAGCATTATTCATCTTTCAGGAGTCGAGGATGGTTGTTAAGTATT CATCCAGACTGTATGAGCCAGAGCCCCTGACTGGTGAGCCCCGGCCTGCCATCATGTCCTCCATGGAGCCCTTCATCCCTGCTCTGCACTACGCCCTGTTCAAGCTGCGCCCAAATCCAGGAAAGGACCTGAGCTTTGGAGTGGAGCGTCAAGCCACAGATTACCTGACTCGTATAGATACAGGCACGGTGCGGCCTTTTATTCTGCCTGAATACAAACACAATGTGGACGATCGAATCAACCCGCTGCCAGTGCCCAGACCCAAATTTAACATGGATGCTGTACTGCGTTCTTATGTCCACAACTTCTCAAACTATATTTTACCTCTCAACAAGGCAAAGGATATAATTGAAAGGATACGAAACCCTGTACCTGTGCCTGTACCTGTGCCTGTACCCGTACCTGTTCCTGTACCTGCACCTGCTACAGCCACAGTCGAGTACAGTCCTGTTTCTGACTGGGGTGGCTCAGACCGGGGCTCTGACAGGGCAGAGAGACCTCCAGAAAGGTTGGCACAGGACAGGCCACCTCCAGAGAGGCCAGTCCAGGAGAAACCACCTCCAGACAGAAGCAAGCGGAGGCCGGGGTTGGCGCATTCGAACGGTGCCCAGGTGCAGCACAAAGCCCACACTGAGTCACAGCCTCAGGCTCAGAGGTTGCGGCTGTCTCAGAACGAGTACGATAAAGACAAAATGAAACAGTTACTTAAGCTGATTCAACTCCGTAAGAAAGCACTTGTAAAGGATCCAACGAAGGACGAGGACGGGGCCTGGGACTCTAACAGTTTGAAGAGGAAATTTGAAGGAGATGAGGGGGGAGGCATGAACAAGCACCAACGCACAGATTCACTGAGCAACGGAGAACCCAGTCGAG GAGCCCAAGTGGATGATATCGGAGACGAGGGACAGAGCGACAATCTGACAGCAGTGATGGAGAACATAGGCATCTATGACACCGACCTGAGGGCCCATGGGCCCCACGCCGCAGCGGTCAACGAGACCCAGCGCCTTCTCAAAATCCTGGTGGCCACTCTCAACAAAGCCATGGCTCAAGGGTCAGTGTCAAATGAAGGAGAGCCATCGACAGGTTCTGGGAGGAGGGAGTCTGTCATCCCTGACCCTGATCACAGGAAACAAAACGAGTTGGCATCACAGACAAACTACACAGAG GAGGACATGGACTGTAGCCCTGGCAGTCCCTTTAGCCCCGGGTCCCCAATAGAGCAACCTCACACCTCAGAAACCCTTAACTGGGTCGCCCCCACCAGTGAAG ACAACGTGCAGCCTGTATCTGAGCCCAAGCCGGAGCCAAAGCTGGAGCCGGAGCCAGTGCTGGAGGCTGTGACCGTGGCAGACAGCCACCCAGAACCGAAGCTGCCTGCAGTCATGGAAACAAAAAAGGCTGCTGCACCACCCACAGTAGCCATCACAGAGGAGCTCCCCTCCAGGCCGTCAATTAGCCTGGACACCATACTCAACCAGGAAGTTCACAGCCTCACTTCTgatattaaaaatattatgcaGAGTCACCACATCTGCTATACCTCGCACCTCCCCCCACGGTTACCCCAACGCCAGCGCTGGCTGCCCAACAGCTGCTTCTCTGACTTTGTCGTCCCCTACGTCTCCCCCGTCCTCACCCACGTCTATGTCAAAGCACTGTGTGAGAAGATGGACAAGTTGATCCCTGCCCCACCTGCTCCCTCCAAGGTCGCTTCCCCACCTCCCCCAGTGACACCATCTAATCTTACAACACCTCCCCCCGCTCTCATCCAGACCCcaaaaactaaagtagagtcGTCTCATAGCAGGAGTGCCACCTGTCCTCAGAGTGGTAAACTGGTCAAAGATGCCGCACCTGCTAAGACTAAAACAGACACTGCTTTAACAGAGCAGGAAGATATCTATTCTCCCTCTCACGTCACTGCAGGATCTCCAGAGAGTAGCTCCCAAAACCGACATCCTGGCTCTAGCAGTGGTTCTGGTCTGCTGGCTGGCAGCCTCATCGGTCAGTTAAAACCTGAAGTTTTCAGCAGCTTGGTGGAAATATTTAAGGATGTAACAAAGAATACGGTAAAATTCTACATCTACTCTGGAGACGAGACAGAGGAGAGCACCGTCTGCAAGGAGATCAAG GAGTACTTGATAAGCCTGGGCAACAGCGAATGCAGCCCACAGACTTTCCTCGAAAACAGCGGCAGTTTAGATAAGCTTCTCATCATCATTCAGAATGAGGACATCGCCGCTCACGTGCACAAG ATCCCAGCACTGGTGTCTTTGAAGAAGCTGCCTTCAGTTAGTTTTGCTGGAGTGGACAGTCTGGACGATGTCAAGAACCACACTTATAATGAACTGTTTGTGTCTGGCGGATTCATGGTGTCTGATGAATTTGTCCTCAATCCTGACCACATAACACAGG ATCGTTTGCAGGGGCTGCTGAAGTTCTTGGAGGAGCAGAGCACCCCAGAACACCCCTGGCAGTGGAAGGTGCATTGCAAGTCCCAGAAGAAACTTAAAGAGCTGGGCAG GTTGAACACCAACGCCATGGGGCTGCTGAACCTCCTGACACTCTATCAGAAGAAGCACCTGGTGGAATTCCTTCCTTATCACGAATGCGACACTCAGTCGCGTCAGGCTCCAGATCTAGAATGCCTCATCAAGCTCCAAGCTCAGCACACCCAGCAGCGGCATCTTATATTCCTCACAG AGAGGCCATTTGAGATGTTTCTACAGTACTCCAGGAATGGAATAGTGATAGCAAGCATCGATGATGTTCTGAGCGGTTTCCACAGTCTGATCGGCTCGATCAATCAGAATGAGCTACCGACGCCACCTTCTACTG TAGTGAATGAAGAGTGTGTGGAAGAGGACATGTCATTAGATTCTGATGATGGTGAACCACCCACCATATCAGATCCCTTAGAGAAGAGGCAGGAAGGTGAGAAGCCTCCACTGCCTCCCCCACCAGACATGGAGGAGTTTCGTCCTCCGCTTCCAGAGCAACAGGCCACTCCTGAGCGAACGCCAACACTGTCTGAATACAGCGCTCTCAAAACAGCCATTTCCCAGTTTAAAGCAGCCAACCAGATCGGTGTGGGTTCGGATGTTGGCGGCTTGTCACCTGGAGGTTTCCCTGTAAATCCTCATCAGAGCTTCCTCTGTCCCTCAGCTTCGTGGTCATCCTACACTGGCTCTTCTAGCTACGCAGCATCCCCAGCCTATCCTGCTTCACCCTGCAGCAGCACTCAAGAAACTGAATATCGCCCTGCAGTTACAGCTCCTACcacagtaccaccccccaccccacctgtGATCGCCACAGCAGGACCTCTAGCCAACTTGGCAACACTCCCTTTGGAGGTcaaacctcctcctccacctcaccTCATGATGCTGGGTCACACATATGGCTCAGACACTGGAGGAGCTGGGGCTGCTGGGACATCTCCGCTCACCACCTCTGTTCCCTTCTCAGACCATAGTGACACAGCCCAACCAGGTTACCCTGCAGGCATTCCTAAAAATGCAAGTGGGACTCCCACACAACAAGCAGAGAGGACACTCTGTGGGCCTGGGGAGGGTGCATGGGGGACAGTAAGGACCAGCACTTGTGAGACTGCCAACAGCCAGGGTGTGGTTGCATCTGGCCCCATGGACCCCAGTGGGGACATCCTGGGAAGTAACACCCCTGGTAGTCAGGGGGTCAGGACTCATTTGAACTGCGCTGACAAACTTGGAGCTTCTGTGGGTATTCCCACGGCGGCCACCAGAGGGGGCCCTGCAGTTAGACCTAAGATGCCTCCACCACATCCAATGTGCGGCGGGGGCTACAGTAGTATAGGTGGCATCCCTGGACAGATGGACCATGGGCCTTTGCGGGGTGCAATGGGCCCAGGTCCTTTAGGGGGTTTTCGAGGGAGAGGAGCTCCACCTGTTGGACTTTGGCCCCGTCCAGGACGAGGGCATGAGCGAGGCGGTGGGACTGGAGGTCCACCCTGCCTATGGGGTTTCCCAGCTGGCAGGGGGGGTGCACAGAATTACTACTCGGACTACACTTACTCTCACAATTATGCTCCTGAATAG